One window from the genome of Acidiferrobacterales bacterium encodes:
- a CDS encoding RAQPRD family integrative conjugative element protein, with protein MNRQFTHSPPTTVAKSNSSIVRQTNSNEKHVLTRVARYLEELNALIDEAEFHAQDDSRIRFDYQQLRLDLSAVTHGIRTHLLVPDYQPRAIEPIPGKYGR; from the coding sequence ATGAACCGACAATTCACTCATAGCCCTCCCACCACCGTGGCAAAATCGAATTCATCCATTGTCCGGCAGACAAACTCAAATGAGAAACACGTGCTGACCCGCGTGGCCAGGTATCTGGAAGAACTGAACGCGCTGATTGACGAGGCGGAATTCCATGCGCAAGACGATTCGCGAATTCGCTTTGATTATCAGCAGCTGCGGCTGGATCTGTCCGCTGTAACCCACGGAATCCGAACACATCTGCTGGTGCCGGATTACCAACCACGAGCAATTGAGCCGATACCCGGAAAATATGGAAGATAG